The region CACACTGGTGGGTACTGGGGCCTTCCACCCTCGGGAGGGTGGGTTTTTGGCGTGAGAACTCCGTTCCCTCTCGTGTGTCTTGGTGGACTCAAGACCAGGTAGAAACTAGTGACGGGAGCCTGGGTCAGAATTGAGGAGAAATACCTCCCTTTTCTAGCTCAGCTGTGACTTGATGCTTAATTTTTCGCCATCACTGGTGATTAACTAAATGGTGCCTAACAAGAACACtcgtatttattgagcacttagccTGTACGAGGCACTGTTCTGGTGCCTTCTGTGTGCTGATTGATTTAATCCTCATCACCGCGTGATGCAGCAGatgctattattttccccattttacaaatgaggaaactgagggcagACGGGACGGCCACTCTCCCAAGCTCACACCCAGCCAGGCTCCAGGGCCTATGCTCTCAGCTGCTCTGTTGCTACAGCTCGTCAGACACAGATGTTTATAACACAGGTGAGAGGCACTAGTTCACTGTGAGCTGAAATggattctcccttttattctcttttcaggaaacaaaagaggagaagTCTTCCTATAATTGTCCCCTGTGTGAGAAGATTTGCACTACACAGCATCAGTTAACTATGCACATTCGCCAGGTTTGCTGctgcttttgtattttctttgttgagAGAGGGGATGGGATTTTATCTTAACGGATGAATTGTGGCTGTTTAATTTAgatttaatattcttaattttgaGGGGCagttatgaaataatttttgtgtgtccGTGTTATTGTGACAGAGTCCCAGGtcaacacagaatatctttttggAATTTAGCAAACATCTAATTAACTAACCACATATAACAGAAGACTTTTCATCACCTGTGACTTGTCACTGTGAACCAAATCTCCTCACAGTACAGTGAGATTATAGATGTAGACCCTAATTCTATATCTTGCTATATACTTACATCATGTAGCAGGGAATTTCCTTGATTTGGGATCTcttttggcttttcttctttattgtaaGATTTATCCTTCTCCCTTGCCTGCTGTGGCTGGTTCATGGCAAGTGCTGAATCTAGAACAGTGAAGGACTGACAATATTCAAATCATAACGTGGTGCTGAATAGTAGCATCATTTAGTAACTTGGGTTTgatagaacaaaatatttatttgcctaTGGTCTCAATAGATTCTGATTTTCGGGacgatattttaaatgaaaaagaaaaaattgctgagaattgttagttttttttaataaagctctGAATATGCACTTCATAATCACCTCGTTTTGACCCGTCTTCCTAAGTGACCACTGCGATCATTGCTTTCTGCAGCACAACACAGACACTGGAGGGGCTGACCATTCATGCAGCATTTGCGGGAAGTCGCTGAGCTCGGCCAGCTCCCTGGACCGCCACATGCTGGTGCACTCTGGGGAGAGGCCTTACAAGTGCGCTGTGTGTGGCCAGTCTTTTACCACCAACGGGAACATGCACAGGTGGGTGAGGGCAGCCTTTGCCTGCTGGCTAGAGCCTGCAGGTTGACAGAAAGCAAAGTGGCCTTCCATCCATCTTACCTAAAGACACAAAGAGTTCTGTTCACTGTATGGAAAAGCCAGAGATGGTTTTGTCTGCCTGCCGTGTACAGTCTCCAGTGTGTCAGAGGTGTCAGCTCAAGGAAACAGAAGTACCTGGGCTAGGTCTTTGGCCGATGGGGGAATCTTCAGGGTGACCCTTTGCCAGGTGGAGTTTCTTTGTTTAGGTGCCAGAGGTGGGCAGCTTATCAGACACAGAGGAACCCTAGAGGATTAGCAGAGTAACCCTTgcctttttaaaactatttgcaTATGCCTACCAGATACCCTGCAGGGCGAAAAATTTCTGGAGCAGTTGAATAAATAGTTAAGTGGGCTGGTCGTAGAGCTTCAGGATACataggataaaatgagaaagaaaatctgaTAAATGTCAGGAATCTACTTCCTGAGGGAGAAAGAGGCTCACTCAGAAGTGGAAGGGAGCTCAGTGGTGGGTATATTAAAATGTGGGAGGAACCAATGGAAAAGGCACTTTACAGAACGATTACTTATGTTTTAAGGGttagaacagattttttttaatgctttctttttttacacaCACATTTAGGAACATTGGAAATCCACGAAAACGTTTTAAAGGGACTCAGAATTTCACCTTCTCAAAAAATcaggctgtttttatttttccatattccCTTTTAGGCGTTATGTTGATTTCTTTTAAAGAGTTGACTAACattgttttttacatatttattcaaaagaatacTTTATATAGTtgtgaaattcatattttatcatatataaatacTCAAACGAGATGGTCCAGTTTATTCCAACTGAAATCATTTTATGATCCACTGATGGTGTACTTGGGACATACTGGTATGGTGGTGAATTTCTGGATTTTTGGAATTAGACTCCTGATTTCAcatctcagctctgctacttgTAAATTTTCCATCCTTGAGCAAGTTGCATAACCTTGGTAcctcactttccttctctttaaaatgagattttttttttttttttttttttttttgtggtacgcgggcctctcattgttgtagcctctcccgttgtggagcacaggctccggacgggcaggctcaacggtcatggctcacgggcctagccgctccgcggcatatgggatcttcccgggtcaggacacgaaaccgtgtcccctgcatccgcaggcggattctcaaccactgtgtcaccagggaagccctaagctccattaaaaaaaaaaaagtaaaataaaattcgactgagtaaaattttaaaatcactggcTTTATTTGAAGATTTATGAATCAGGCAGGATCCAATTTAGCAGACAGAAGAAGCTCTGAGGAgttgaacaaaatgaaagacGTTTATATGTAGAAGGGAGCTGAAAGAAGGAAGCTGTACTGGGCAAAGAATCCTGTGGGGTTTTGCAACGTTGCTTTGCATTAGGGGATGGTGGGGGTCTCCCAGGCAGATGACTTAGCTAGTGATGatctgaatcggcaggcggactctcaaccactgcgccaccagggaagccctaaaatgagatttttaatgAGGATTTGGAGATAATGAGTTTAGCCCATGGCAGGCACTCAACCAgtgctatttattatttttatttgcatttctgagTAATGCTGCAATAATTTGAACCCTATGGATTTCTCAGTCTCAACTCCTAGAAGTAGGGTAGAGTATGACATTATGAAAGGTATCAATCACTATCTTAAAGAATTTTGAtgaagtgtgtttttttttttttctatataagtGCCAATCCCCTTTGCCCCTCATCTCCTCCTAGGAGTGTTTTTGGTTACAAAGGAGGAAGTGAATACTGTCAtcgttttttaatatattttacattttagctttttacttttttacctcCACATCAGCCTGTTAGTATCATTTTGCCTTCTGTTTGCCATTCGTTTTGTTTTGCCTTCTCCTTTTATCccacctgcaaaaaaaaaaaaaaaagtcctttgtcGCTTGTGTATTTGACCCCTCAAAATCTGGTCCTAGAGGTATTGCCTGTTCCCTTCTTGGGGGGTTTCCCTGCTTTCTCCTacccaattttagaacattttcgttacccccaaaagaaaccccatacccattatcAGTCACTTCTCATTACTACCCACCCTCCAGGCCTAGGAGAACACTCATCTACTTTCCCTCTGTTGATTCACCTATTCTGGACTTTTCATATAGCATGCGGTCTTTTGTGACcagcttccttcacttagcattaatgttttcaagattcatctatgttgtagcatctatcagtattttattattttttattgtcatataacagtccattgtatggacataccacatttcATTCACCTCTTCATCAATTGGTGGACGTTTGAgtcattttcactttttggctgttatgtaTAATGCTGTGGTGAGCATTGTACAAGTTTTGTGTGGACCTGTGTTTCcacttctcttgggtagatacttaGGAGGGGAACTGCTGAGTCGTGTAGTAACTCCATGTTTTAAcagtttgaggaacagcaaagctgttttccagagcagctccatcattttacattcccaccagcagtgtgtgagggttgCAGCTTTACACATCCTTCCCAACACTTGTCTTTTTCATCACAGCCACCACAGTAGGTGTGAAGTGAAATCCCCATGCATTCGTAATTTTAGTTTTCACATTTAAGTCTACAGTTCATTTTAAGTTGATATTTGTGTCTAGTATAAGGAAGGAATCCAAGTTCAGTCTTCTGTACTGtttgtttaaaaacttttctttcctcattgaattatCTTACCACCTTTATCAAATTTCAGTTAACCGTAAATGtaagaatttatttctgtactctcaattctgttccattgatacgTATGTCTATCCTGAGGCCTGAcgctgtattgattactgtagcttttggtaagttttgaaattgggagaTATGACTCTTCAAACTTAGATCTTTTCctggattgttttggctattgtttGGGCTATTCTATTTCCTAGATTGTTTGgctattgttttggctattgttttggctatttgggttgcTTGCATTTCTGTGTGAATTTTAGGGTCAGCTTATCAATTTCTGCAGAAAAAGCAGCTGGGAAGATTAGAGGGATTTGCAAAATGTGTAGGTCAGTTTGGGGGCATCGCCAtctaacaatattaaatctttgaGCACGGGATAttgtccatttatttaagtcttaaTAGATTTCTTTCCACTGTGTTTTATCGTTTTTAAGAGTgcaagttttatatttatttataagtaaataaatatatttatttatttatttataaatatatttatttattttaaattttttccaaagtgttttattctttttagtggtattgtaaatggaattgttttctaattttgttttttgactgtTAGTtgctaatgtataaaaataacaattcatattttatattggttttgtttcctgCAACCCTTCTgatcttgtttattcattctaataGTTATTtggtggattccttaggattttctatatctaagatcatgtcatctgcaagtagagagagttttcctttttcctttgaaatcttttatttatttttcttgcctgctAGCCCGGGCTAGATCCTCCAGTGTGATGTTCAATAGAAGTGaaaagaatgggcatccttgtcttatttctgatcttatggAGGAAAGATTCAGTCTTTTCCCATTAAATATGCtgttagttgtaggttcttcataaatgccctttatcagtttgaagaagttcctttctattcctagtttgcttggtgtttttatcatgaaaaggtgttagattttgtcaaaggctttttctacGTCTATCAAGATGGTCAagttgtttttgtcctttattctgttttgGATGTTAAATTAACCttattcctgagataaatcccacttgggcACAATGTACAGTCATTTTGTCATATGTTGATAGATTgggtttgctagtgttttgttaaAGTGTTTGCCTATATTTATAGGCAAAGaggtattggtctgtagttttcttgtgatgtcctTTGCTGGTTTTTATATCAGGGTAATATTAGCCTCAGAGAGTGAATTTGGAAatattctctccttctctgttttttggaagagtttgtgaagagttggtattaattctttttaattaaataaagtggtagaattcatcagtgaagccatctgggcttttctttctgagaagtttttaaattactaattcagtctctttacttgtgataggtctgttcacattttctgtttcttcttgagtcagtttcaggAGTTaatgtgtttctagaaatttagcCATTTTGTCTAAGTTATCTAATTGGTTgccatacagttgttcatagtgtCCCCTTACAATCCTCTTTATTCTGTAAGGT is a window of Physeter macrocephalus isolate SW-GA chromosome 18, ASM283717v5, whole genome shotgun sequence DNA encoding:
- the RREB1 gene encoding ras-responsive element-binding protein 1 → MTSSSPVGLEGSDLSSINTMMSAVMSVGKVAENGGSPQSVRSPTKPPGPNRIGRRNQETKEEKSSYNCPLCEKICTTQHQLTMHIRQHNTDTGGADHSCSICGKSLSSASSLDRHMLVHSGERPYKCAVCGQSFTTNGNMHRWVRAAFACWLEPAG